A portion of the Sphaerochaeta sp. genome contains these proteins:
- the aroC gene encoding chorismate synthase, which produces MGHNSFGHEFSFTTFGESHGKAIGVVIDGVQSGFPIDWDAVQAMMNRRRPGGNSLGTKRNESDAVTVLSGIYQGKTTGAPIALLIPNNDQHSSDYDELAHLYRPGHADYTLMQKWGIRDSRGGGRSSGRETAARVAAGAIATQILASYGVTLKAGTVQIGSIRAGKRNWEEADNELTCPDKEATVKMLDLIEQARMDLDSVGGVVECHATGLPTGLGEPTFDKLQALLAHAMFSIGAVRGFEIGEGFHAAEMRGSEDNDQMEPSGFLSNHAGGILGGISNGQELVFRVAFKPTSSISRHQKTVDEQGNPVDLVVKGRHDPCIVPRAVVVVEAMTAAVLLDAWYMDKAHRT; this is translated from the coding sequence ATGGGACACAACAGTTTCGGACATGAATTCTCGTTCACCACGTTCGGGGAATCCCATGGGAAGGCGATCGGGGTGGTGATCGACGGCGTGCAGTCAGGGTTTCCCATTGACTGGGACGCCGTACAGGCGATGATGAACCGCAGGCGTCCGGGTGGCAACAGCCTGGGTACCAAACGGAACGAAAGCGATGCCGTCACGGTGCTTTCCGGCATCTACCAAGGCAAAACCACTGGAGCGCCCATCGCCCTGCTCATTCCCAACAACGACCAGCACAGTTCCGATTATGATGAACTGGCCCACCTGTACCGGCCGGGCCATGCCGATTACACCCTGATGCAGAAATGGGGCATCCGAGACAGCCGTGGCGGCGGCAGGTCTTCCGGCAGGGAGACGGCGGCCCGCGTGGCGGCGGGAGCCATCGCCACACAGATCCTCGCCTCATACGGCGTCACGCTCAAGGCCGGCACGGTGCAGATCGGATCAATCCGCGCCGGGAAACGGAACTGGGAGGAAGCGGACAACGAACTGACCTGTCCGGACAAGGAAGCCACGGTGAAGATGCTGGATCTGATCGAACAGGCACGGATGGATCTGGATTCCGTCGGGGGCGTGGTGGAATGCCACGCCACAGGTCTCCCCACCGGACTGGGAGAGCCGACGTTCGACAAGCTCCAGGCATTGTTGGCCCACGCCATGTTCTCCATCGGGGCGGTCAGAGGTTTTGAGATCGGAGAAGGATTCCATGCCGCCGAGATGCGAGGAAGCGAGGACAACGACCAGATGGAGCCCTCCGGCTTCCTATCCAACCATGCCGGAGGCATTCTGGGAGGCATCAGCAACGGACAGGAACTGGTTTTCCGTGTGGCGTTCAAGCCCACCTCCTCCATTTCCCGCCACCAAAAGACGGTGGATGAACAAGGGAATCCCGTTGATCTGGTGGTCAAAGGCCGGCATGATCCCTGCATCGTGCCCCGTGCCGTGGTGGTCGTCGAAGCGATGACCGCGGCGGTGCTGTTGGACGCGTGGTACATGGACAAGGCGCATCGCACATGA
- a CDS encoding nitroreductase family protein, whose amino-acid sequence MTVEEAIHGRRMIRKFLQEPIPKETLLRLVDAARLAPSAANLQPLRYRIVNDPKEVGAMFPLVHWAAYIAPNGNPKEGERPVAYIVLCADTTVKKEGYDTDAGMAAENLILLAESMGIGVCVMGAIDRKAIHALLHLDEHIVIHTVLALGKKGEHPVLEEMTDSVKYYKDAQGTLHVPKRKLTDILL is encoded by the coding sequence ATGACGGTTGAGGAAGCGATCCACGGAAGAAGAATGATCCGGAAGTTCTTGCAGGAGCCTATTCCGAAAGAGACGTTGCTTCGTCTGGTGGACGCGGCGCGCCTTGCCCCCAGCGCGGCCAACCTGCAGCCGCTGCGCTACCGGATCGTCAATGATCCCAAGGAAGTGGGAGCGATGTTTCCGCTGGTCCATTGGGCGGCATACATCGCTCCGAACGGAAATCCCAAGGAAGGGGAACGCCCGGTGGCGTACATTGTCCTCTGCGCTGACACCACGGTGAAAAAGGAAGGGTACGACACCGACGCGGGAATGGCGGCGGAGAATCTGATCCTCCTCGCCGAAAGCATGGGCATCGGTGTGTGCGTCATGGGAGCCATCGACCGGAAAGCGATCCACGCGCTGTTGCATTTGGACGAACACATCGTCATCCACACCGTCCTGGCGCTGGGGAAGAAAGGAGAACACCCTGTTCTGGAAGAGATGACCGACTCGGTGAAGTATTACAAAGATGCGCAGGGAACGCTCCACGTTCCCAAACGGAAACTCACCGACATTTTGCTCTAA
- the trmB gene encoding tRNA (guanosine(46)-N7)-methyltransferase TrmB, which yields MQRTQQDVYQDIPELKRVEVPRDDHRREVKSYVLRSGYLHESDLQSLKRYFPQYGIPYRDEVTDFPALFPKRQPLCVEIGFGMGDATLRIAKERPQYDYLGLEVFLTGFARLMRRVGDEAIPNLRLMRFDAVTVLRTMVADGSVSAFHIFFPDPWQKHRQQKRRLIQPLFASLLAQKLEKGGYIYCVTDWEEYAEQIKEVLGATEGLVNPYGGYADPRPWRPQTHFEEKGLAAQRPIREIWVEKQ from the coding sequence ATGCAACGGACGCAACAGGATGTGTATCAGGATATTCCCGAACTCAAACGGGTCGAGGTGCCCCGCGACGACCATCGCAGGGAGGTGAAGAGCTATGTGCTTCGCAGCGGCTATCTTCATGAGTCGGACCTTCAGTCGCTGAAGCGGTATTTCCCCCAGTATGGAATCCCGTACCGGGATGAAGTGACCGATTTCCCCGCGTTGTTCCCCAAACGGCAACCCCTGTGCGTTGAAATTGGTTTCGGTATGGGGGACGCCACCCTGAGGATCGCCAAGGAACGTCCCCAGTATGATTACCTGGGGCTTGAGGTGTTTCTCACCGGTTTCGCCCGTCTGATGCGCAGGGTGGGGGACGAGGCGATCCCCAACCTCCGGTTGATGCGTTTCGACGCGGTGACGGTCCTCCGCACCATGGTGGCTGACGGATCGGTTTCCGCTTTCCATATCTTCTTCCCTGATCCCTGGCAGAAACACCGGCAGCAGAAACGCCGCCTGATCCAACCGCTCTTCGCTTCCCTGCTTGCCCAGAAACTGGAGAAGGGCGGATACATCTACTGTGTCACCGACTGGGAGGAGTACGCCGAGCAGATCAAAGAGGTGCTGGGAGCCACCGAAGGGCTGGTCAATCCATATGGTGGGTATGCCGATCCTCGTCCCTGGCGGCCTCAGACCCATTTCGAGGAAAAAGGATTGGCCGCTCAACGCCCCATCCGGGAGATCTGGGTGGAAAAACAGTGA
- the nrdR gene encoding transcriptional regulator NrdR: MRCPHCGSMKDKVLESRTNRSGTSIRRRRQCTDCGFRFTSYEKVEDRTLMVIKRDGRREPFDEKKLQRSIRACTEKLVVSEEQIVNLAQDVEDALNLRASNTREIQSSAIGDETLRQLKNFNKVAYVRFAAVYRAYNDLGQFIQEIENLGKELN; this comes from the coding sequence ATGCGTTGCCCCCATTGTGGATCGATGAAAGACAAAGTGCTGGAATCCCGCACCAACCGCAGCGGAACTTCCATCCGCCGCAGACGTCAGTGCACGGACTGTGGCTTCCGCTTCACCAGTTACGAAAAGGTGGAGGACCGTACCTTGATGGTCATCAAACGGGACGGCCGCAGGGAACCGTTTGATGAAAAGAAACTGCAACGTTCCATCCGCGCCTGCACGGAGAAGCTGGTGGTCAGCGAAGAGCAGATCGTCAACCTCGCCCAGGACGTGGAGGACGCGCTGAACCTCAGGGCCAGCAACACCCGTGAGATCCAGAGTTCGGCCATCGGGGATGAGACGCTCCGGCAACTGAAGAACTTCAACAAGGTGGCCTATGTGCGGTTCGCCGCCGTCTACCGGGCGTACAATGACCTGGGGCAATTCATCCAGGAAATCGAGAATCTGGGCAAAGAGCTGAATTAG
- the mfd gene encoding transcription-repair coupling factor, which translates to METALEASVREYLTTSEAYQACLAGRPSLRAQGIEGFPLAMLARLIARKKNGRVWVVCPTEEVALMMLRDCGIPVNGRKVEALSTSEMNCVYLPSSGKILSLDEPDDGNSSYERIRALSRIHEMKNGLVVTHLRPFVAPVPSTGLIAASTLSFTVGGPFESTRFSETLVQAGYVRSPATTNPGEFTLRGEVMDVFPYGSDTPFRLYADWDKVGKISTFDPLTQQTKQEVKQVSLTLPTNQTTEYGILIDSYIQKGDYFIWVGDQRLTTSFKSLELEAKAFYREAYRSGGSANLDDILFDYTSFHQRWTDSLTVMDIRGQDPEAFSFDIDGPRSYFGSVTLLRQDLTGLSKDGWRITVFSATAPQTERLKQMLSIYPKIQYETREISGGFSIARLKVIAICEHEIFGHRRQMVKTLQHVQSSPLDSFVDLNEGDYVVHINYGVGRFIKIDRVKSFGKERDYIKIQYADEEMLYVPIEQANLVQRYIGSEGGAPKLDKLGGTGWAHKKAKARKSAEELASKLIDLYAKRKNSVGYAFQKDTDWQLQFEASFPYDETPDQLACIEDIKSDMEKPIVMDRLICGDVGYGKTEIAFRAAFKAVMSGKQVAFLAPTTILAEQHYRNFLARTKDFPVRSALMSRIISQKDQKRVKLDLVEGRVDVLFGTHRILQKDILFKDLGLLVVDEEQRFGVKDKERIKEMRLSIDCLSLSATPIPRTLYMSLLKIRDMSLLTTPPIERLPIKTFIQQYDEGLVVKAIKEEVARAGQVFYLHNRIETLDEVVRFLRADLPGVIIESAHGQMDSDELEDTMRRFLSGGIQVLVSTTIIENGIDIPNVNTIIIDRADRYGVSQLYQLRGRVGRGDQQAYAYLFYPNDETLSDVALKRLRVISENTELGSGFKVAMKDMEIRGTGNLLGREQSGQVASVGLDLYIKILDDAIETLQKHGLKEEDRDVFLELDYTGFIPDTYITAPSVKFDVYRRIAGIRTEAELEAFTGELADKYGPIPEEVANLLYIAEIKILCRKLSIVHLTERQGTVTLEFGRVADVNPQKVIALIKQSGKSVWYDQRRGNFLFMKTDKVSLKDKALFLLEKLERLR; encoded by the coding sequence ATGGAAACAGCATTGGAAGCTTCGGTGCGGGAGTATCTCACGACAAGCGAAGCCTATCAGGCATGCCTTGCCGGCAGGCCGTCTTTGCGCGCCCAGGGGATTGAGGGATTCCCTCTTGCCATGCTTGCCCGGCTTATCGCCCGCAAGAAGAACGGTCGTGTCTGGGTGGTGTGCCCGACGGAGGAAGTCGCCCTGATGATGCTCCGCGACTGTGGAATTCCGGTCAACGGTCGGAAAGTCGAGGCTCTTTCCACCAGCGAGATGAACTGCGTCTACCTTCCTTCCAGCGGGAAAATCCTTTCGTTGGATGAACCGGACGATGGGAACTCCTCATATGAACGAATCCGTGCGCTTTCCCGTATCCATGAGATGAAAAACGGATTGGTGGTCACCCATCTCCGACCGTTCGTCGCTCCGGTACCTTCCACGGGGCTGATCGCCGCTTCCACGCTTTCGTTTACCGTCGGCGGGCCGTTTGAAAGTACACGGTTTTCCGAGACTTTGGTACAGGCCGGATACGTCCGCAGTCCCGCCACCACCAATCCGGGGGAGTTCACCCTCCGGGGAGAAGTGATGGATGTCTTTCCCTATGGATCCGACACCCCGTTCCGGCTGTATGCCGATTGGGACAAGGTGGGGAAAATCAGTACATTTGATCCCCTGACCCAACAGACAAAACAGGAAGTCAAACAGGTTTCTTTGACGTTACCCACAAATCAAACTACCGAGTACGGTATCTTAATAGATTCATATATACAAAAAGGTGACTATTTCATCTGGGTTGGGGATCAACGGCTTACCACCAGCTTCAAAAGTCTGGAACTGGAGGCGAAGGCGTTCTACCGGGAGGCGTACCGCAGTGGGGGAAGCGCCAATTTGGATGACATCCTGTTTGATTACACGTCGTTCCACCAACGCTGGACCGATTCGTTGACGGTGATGGATATCCGTGGTCAGGATCCCGAGGCGTTTTCCTTTGACATCGACGGACCACGGTCTTACTTCGGCAGCGTGACGCTCCTCAGGCAGGATCTCACCGGTCTTTCCAAGGATGGATGGCGCATCACGGTGTTTTCCGCAACCGCTCCGCAGACAGAGCGCCTGAAGCAGATGCTTTCCATATATCCGAAGATCCAGTACGAGACGCGGGAGATATCCGGAGGATTCTCCATCGCCCGGCTGAAAGTCATCGCCATTTGTGAACATGAGATCTTTGGCCACCGGCGCCAGATGGTCAAGACACTGCAGCACGTGCAATCCAGTCCGTTGGACAGCTTCGTCGATCTGAACGAAGGCGACTACGTGGTCCACATCAACTATGGCGTCGGACGGTTCATCAAGATCGACCGGGTGAAGAGCTTCGGCAAAGAACGGGATTACATCAAGATCCAGTACGCCGACGAGGAGATGCTGTACGTACCCATCGAGCAGGCCAACCTGGTGCAACGGTACATCGGCAGTGAAGGCGGGGCGCCGAAACTGGACAAGCTGGGAGGGACCGGCTGGGCGCACAAGAAAGCCAAGGCACGGAAGAGCGCCGAGGAACTGGCTTCCAAGTTGATCGACCTGTACGCCAAACGGAAGAACTCCGTCGGATACGCGTTCCAGAAGGATACTGACTGGCAACTGCAGTTCGAAGCCTCGTTCCCCTATGATGAGACGCCGGACCAGCTTGCCTGCATCGAAGACATCAAGAGCGACATGGAAAAGCCCATCGTGATGGACCGCCTGATCTGCGGAGATGTCGGCTATGGCAAGACGGAGATCGCCTTCCGTGCGGCGTTCAAGGCGGTGATGAGCGGCAAGCAGGTGGCGTTCCTCGCCCCTACGACGATTCTTGCCGAGCAGCACTACCGGAACTTCCTTGCCCGGACCAAGGATTTTCCGGTGCGCAGCGCCCTGATGAGCAGAATCATTTCGCAAAAAGACCAGAAACGGGTCAAGCTCGACCTGGTGGAGGGCAGGGTGGACGTCCTTTTCGGCACACACCGGATTCTGCAGAAGGACATCCTGTTCAAGGATCTTGGCCTGTTGGTCGTCGATGAGGAGCAGCGTTTCGGCGTGAAGGACAAGGAACGCATCAAGGAGATGCGCCTTTCCATCGATTGTCTTTCCCTTTCCGCCACCCCGATCCCCCGTACGCTGTACATGTCCCTGCTGAAGATCCGCGATATGTCGTTGTTGACCACCCCTCCCATCGAACGGCTTCCCATCAAGACGTTCATCCAGCAGTATGACGAGGGGCTGGTCGTCAAGGCGATCAAGGAAGAGGTGGCCCGGGCAGGACAGGTGTTCTACCTGCACAACCGGATCGAGACGTTGGATGAAGTGGTCCGCTTCCTCCGTGCCGATCTCCCCGGGGTGATCATCGAGAGCGCCCATGGCCAGATGGACAGCGACGAGCTGGAGGATACGATGCGTCGTTTTCTCAGTGGCGGCATCCAGGTGCTGGTCTCCACGACGATCATCGAGAACGGCATCGACATCCCCAACGTCAACACGATCATCATCGACCGGGCTGACCGCTATGGGGTCAGCCAGCTGTACCAGCTCCGGGGCCGGGTGGGCCGAGGCGACCAGCAGGCGTACGCCTACTTGTTCTACCCCAATGACGAGACACTCTCCGACGTGGCGTTGAAACGGCTTCGGGTGATCAGCGAGAACACCGAGCTGGGCTCGGGGTTCAAGGTGGCGATGAAGGACATGGAGATCCGCGGGACGGGCAATCTCTTGGGACGGGAGCAGAGCGGGCAGGTGGCTTCCGTTGGGCTTGACCTGTACATCAAGATTCTGGATGATGCCATCGAAACGCTGCAGAAACACGGCTTGAAGGAAGAGGATCGGGATGTGTTCCTGGAGCTGGATTACACCGGCTTCATCCCGGATACATACATCACCGCTCCTTCGGTGAAGTTTGACGTGTACCGGAGGATCGCCGGCATCCGTACCGAAGCGGAGCTGGAGGCGTTCACCGGGGAGCTCGCCGACAAGTACGGCCCGATCCCAGAGGAGGTGGCCAACCTGCTGTACATCGCGGAGATCAAGATTCTCTGCCGCAAGCTGTCCATCGTCCATCTGACGGAACGGCAGGGAACGGTGACGCTGGAGTTCGGCAGAGTTGCCGACGTCAACCCCCAGAAGGTGATCGCCCTGATCAAGCAGAGCGGGAAATCGGTCTGGTACGACCAGCGGCGCGGCAATTTCCTGTTCATGAAGACGGACAAGGTGTCATTGAAGGACAAGGCGTTGTTCCTTCTGGAAAAACTGGAACGATTGAGGTGA
- a CDS encoding queuosine precursor transporter, producing MTNNLLWIVQLLVDFSLIMLAFRLWGKYGLYVWCAISVIVANIQVTKNVMLFGMDATLGNVLYATSFLATDLLSEFYGPKQSGKAVWVGFFALVSMTVMMQLALFFQPSASDIGQAALSQIFGLMPRIALGSLIAYLCSNTHDIWAFEFWKKRKPGKRTLWIRNNFSTMVSQAIDTVIFTLIAFVGVYPKDVVISIMISTYVLKWVVAVCDTPFMYLGRKWFDEGKIPEDPFSR from the coding sequence ATGACAAACAACCTTCTTTGGATCGTCCAGCTGCTCGTGGACTTCTCCCTGATCATGCTTGCGTTTCGGCTCTGGGGCAAATACGGACTGTACGTCTGGTGCGCCATCAGTGTGATCGTCGCCAACATCCAGGTGACGAAGAACGTCATGCTCTTCGGCATGGACGCGACGCTGGGCAATGTGCTGTACGCGACAAGTTTCCTGGCTACCGATCTGCTTTCTGAGTTCTATGGACCCAAGCAGAGCGGGAAAGCCGTCTGGGTGGGGTTCTTTGCGTTGGTCTCGATGACGGTGATGATGCAGCTGGCGCTGTTTTTCCAGCCCAGCGCCTCGGACATCGGACAGGCGGCGCTCTCCCAGATCTTCGGGCTGATGCCCCGCATCGCACTGGGCTCCCTGATCGCGTATCTCTGTTCCAACACCCACGACATCTGGGCGTTCGAGTTCTGGAAAAAACGGAAACCGGGCAAGCGTACCTTGTGGATTCGGAACAATTTCTCCACCATGGTCAGCCAGGCGATCGACACGGTGATCTTCACGTTGATCGCCTTTGTCGGCGTCTATCCCAAGGATGTGGTGATCTCCATCATGATCAGCACCTACGTGCTGAAATGGGTCGTCGCCGTGTGCGACACTCCCTTCATGTATCTTGGGCGCAAGTGGTTCGACGAAGGTAAAATTCCGGAAGACCCGTTCAGCAGGTGA
- a CDS encoding DEAD/DEAH box helicase, which produces MSKDTPLIVQSDRTLLLDVHHPQAEACRTDLVRFAALVKSPEHVHTYRLDEISLWNAVSLGCQVSWIEERLDVWSRYPVPESVTFFINDMAGRFGQITMEETDDPLYYRLSVKAGRVSQEITASKSLSKLLVPEDDFHFHLQKYDRGEVKLQLIKLGYPVDDRIKLEAGIQVPMQLRKTCQISGKPLVIRDYQQEAAQALLGDGQGGSGFGVIVLPCGSGKTVVGMEIMARLSTRTLILTTNVAAVHQWIDEIHDKMEVPEDAIGEYTGEKKETKPITVCTYQVLTYRPDKEGPYPHMELLTNGGWGLVIYDEVHMLPAPVFKVTAGLQAVHRVGLTATLVREDGREDEVFCLVGPKRYDRPWGELQAKGYIAEAFCHEIRIDLPQELEVPYAVADKRKKYRIASENPRKIEVVRDLVDGNPDDFILIIGQYLDQLEEIRKALGVPLITGSTPTKEREERYRDFKEGKIHTLVVSKVANFAIDLPDASMAIQVSGTFGSRSEEAQRLGRILRPKERTSRFYTLVTRFSCEEEFSANRQKFLAEQGYRYDISVWGRR; this is translated from the coding sequence ATGAGCAAAGACACCCCGTTGATCGTCCAGAGTGACCGTACGTTGCTGCTGGATGTCCATCATCCCCAGGCGGAGGCATGCAGAACGGACCTGGTCCGTTTCGCCGCGCTGGTCAAAAGTCCGGAACATGTCCACACCTACCGTCTGGATGAGATTTCCCTGTGGAACGCCGTCTCTCTCGGTTGCCAGGTCTCCTGGATCGAGGAACGTCTGGACGTGTGGTCCCGCTACCCGGTACCGGAATCCGTCACGTTCTTCATCAACGACATGGCCGGCCGGTTCGGGCAGATCACCATGGAGGAGACGGATGATCCCTTGTACTATCGCCTTTCGGTGAAGGCCGGCAGGGTCTCCCAGGAGATCACCGCGTCCAAGAGTCTGTCCAAACTGCTCGTCCCGGAAGATGACTTCCATTTCCATCTGCAGAAATACGACCGGGGCGAAGTGAAGCTGCAATTGATCAAACTGGGATACCCGGTGGACGACCGGATCAAGCTGGAAGCGGGAATCCAGGTGCCGATGCAATTGAGAAAGACCTGCCAGATCAGCGGAAAACCGCTCGTCATCCGGGATTACCAACAGGAAGCCGCCCAAGCGCTTCTTGGTGATGGACAGGGAGGCAGCGGCTTCGGTGTGATCGTCCTCCCCTGTGGATCCGGCAAGACGGTCGTAGGCATGGAAATCATGGCACGCTTGTCCACCCGTACGTTGATCCTTACGACCAACGTGGCTGCCGTCCATCAGTGGATTGATGAGATCCATGACAAGATGGAAGTGCCGGAGGATGCCATTGGTGAATACACCGGCGAGAAGAAGGAAACAAAACCGATCACCGTCTGCACCTACCAGGTGCTGACCTATCGGCCGGACAAGGAAGGCCCCTACCCCCACATGGAACTGCTTACCAACGGCGGATGGGGTTTGGTCATCTATGACGAAGTGCACATGCTGCCCGCTCCGGTCTTCAAGGTGACGGCCGGGCTCCAAGCCGTCCACCGGGTCGGTCTGACGGCGACGCTGGTCCGTGAGGATGGCAGGGAGGACGAGGTGTTCTGTCTGGTCGGCCCCAAACGGTACGACCGTCCATGGGGTGAGTTGCAGGCAAAAGGATACATCGCCGAGGCGTTCTGCCACGAGATACGCATCGACCTTCCCCAAGAACTGGAAGTCCCGTACGCCGTGGCGGACAAACGGAAGAAGTACCGGATCGCCAGCGAGAATCCCCGTAAAATCGAAGTGGTCAGGGACCTGGTGGACGGAAACCCGGACGATTTCATTTTGATCATCGGGCAGTATCTGGACCAGTTGGAAGAAATCCGCAAGGCACTGGGGGTTCCGTTGATCACCGGTTCCACCCCGACGAAAGAAAGGGAGGAACGGTATCGTGATTTCAAGGAAGGAAAAATCCACACGCTGGTGGTGAGCAAAGTGGCCAATTTTGCCATTGACCTGCCGGACGCTTCCATGGCCATCCAGGTCTCCGGCACGTTCGGTTCCCGCAGCGAAGAAGCACAACGCCTGGGACGTATCCTCCGGCCAAAGGAGCGCACCAGCAGGTTCTACACGCTGGTCACCCGTTTCAGCTGTGAGGAGGAGTTTTCTGCGAACCGTCAGAAATTCCTCGCCGAACAAGGATATCGGTATGACATTTCCGTATGGGGCAGACGATGA
- a CDS encoding HD domain-containing protein, whose amino-acid sequence MRFCNQLSDDVLKKRERLRTSDIRGDYYRDTTAIIHSSPFRRLKHKTQVFFAPSNDHICTRMEHCLHVASIASTICRGLGMDTELAWAIGMGHDLGHTPFGHTGERIISRLMEERGFPPFEHEVNSLRMVDFLADKGKGLNLTYAVRDGIVSHCGEHFTQSLAPDFTVKDLSRITSRKGLVPATWEAVVVRFSDSIAYLGRDFEDACRLGVIEASSLPALVKDKLGTTNGEIINSLVNDIIDSSDGTGIRFSDALFPTVLAMKDFNYQHIYQSDMLRGYDAYFSRLIRLVVDYLERLDREGGDNEAYYRQEQNLLALGYYRHRMEMRDAYLTHDGNLSRMVFDYVAGMSDNFCLDCADEILKPIHIGESAMGKWFDAR is encoded by the coding sequence ATGCGGTTTTGCAATCAATTGAGCGATGACGTATTGAAGAAGCGTGAACGGCTCCGGACGAGCGACATACGGGGGGATTACTATCGTGACACCACGGCGATCATCCACAGCTCTCCGTTCCGTCGGCTGAAACACAAGACGCAGGTGTTTTTCGCACCGAGCAACGACCATATCTGCACCCGGATGGAGCACTGCCTCCATGTGGCATCCATCGCAAGCACCATCTGCCGTGGGCTTGGAATGGACACCGAACTGGCATGGGCCATCGGCATGGGGCATGACCTTGGCCACACCCCGTTCGGCCACACCGGGGAACGGATCATTTCCCGGTTGATGGAAGAGCGGGGATTTCCGCCGTTTGAACACGAGGTCAACAGCCTTAGGATGGTGGATTTCCTTGCTGACAAAGGAAAAGGATTGAACCTTACCTATGCGGTGAGAGATGGTATTGTCAGCCATTGCGGAGAACATTTCACCCAAAGCCTCGCTCCGGATTTCACCGTCAAGGATCTGTCGCGCATCACTTCCCGCAAGGGCTTGGTACCCGCCACGTGGGAAGCGGTGGTGGTTCGTTTTTCCGATTCCATCGCCTATCTGGGACGGGACTTCGAAGACGCCTGCCGTCTTGGAGTGATCGAAGCGTCCTCGCTTCCCGCCTTGGTCAAGGACAAGCTGGGAACCACCAATGGAGAGATCATCAACAGTCTGGTCAATGACATCATCGATTCCAGTGACGGGACAGGGATCCGTTTCAGTGATGCGCTGTTCCCTACCGTCCTCGCCATGAAGGATTTCAACTACCAGCACATCTACCAATCCGACATGCTCCGTGGGTATGACGCCTATTTCTCCCGTCTGATCCGTCTGGTGGTGGACTATCTGGAGCGGTTGGACAGGGAAGGAGGCGACAACGAGGCGTATTACCGACAGGAACAAAACCTGCTTGCATTAGGCTACTACCGCCATCGTATGGAGATGCGTGACGCCTATCTGACTCATGACGGGAATCTCTCCCGGATGGTGTTCGACTATGTCGCCGGCATGAGCGACAATTTCTGCTTGGACTGCGCCGACGAAATCCTCAAGCCGATCCACATCGGGGAGTCGGCGATGGGCAAGTGGTTTGACGCCCGTTAG
- a CDS encoding inositol monophosphatase, protein MTLDEEKLDRIAHAMEECGRYAVDHQKGINVTAKADGSPVTPSDLFISHTILSLVHQLFPQANVISEEETTPFSDEVQCTFILDPIDGTEMYQQGFPSWAIALGILDERREPVGAMIFAPRFGLSAPGMFLRLDPGKPLLLNGSPFQAAKGKDIVKQIVIGSGALKHISVSGFPGKIRCFGSSILHFASPVVFGGIQACAEFHGYVWDVAASHAVLRSQGMDIVHADGTPLRYDDAFLVERKPYAPPVFAGTKPATEFLRHRLFVTC, encoded by the coding sequence ATGACGCTTGATGAAGAAAAGTTGGACCGCATCGCCCATGCCATGGAGGAATGCGGACGGTACGCCGTAGACCATCAGAAAGGAATCAATGTGACGGCAAAGGCGGATGGCAGCCCGGTCACGCCGTCCGACCTGTTCATCTCCCATACGATCCTGTCGTTGGTGCACCAGCTGTTTCCCCAGGCCAATGTGATCAGCGAGGAAGAAACGACACCATTTTCCGATGAAGTGCAATGCACGTTCATCCTCGACCCGATCGATGGGACGGAAATGTACCAGCAGGGATTCCCCTCCTGGGCCATCGCGTTGGGAATTCTTGACGAGAGGCGGGAACCAGTCGGCGCGATGATCTTCGCCCCTCGGTTCGGGCTCTCCGCCCCCGGCATGTTCCTCCGTCTTGATCCCGGAAAACCTTTGCTGTTGAACGGTTCTCCGTTCCAAGCAGCAAAAGGCAAGGATATCGTGAAGCAGATCGTCATCGGAAGCGGAGCCCTCAAGCATATTTCAGTCTCCGGCTTTCCCGGTAAAATCCGCTGTTTCGGCTCCTCCATCCTCCACTTCGCCTCTCCGGTGGTGTTCGGCGGCATCCAGGCGTGCGCCGAATTCCACGGCTACGTCTGGGATGTGGCGGCAAGCCACGCCGTCCTCCGCAGCCAAGGAATGGACATCGTCCATGCCGACGGCACTCCGCTGCGGTACGATGACGCGTTCCTGGTGGAACGCAAGCCGTATGCGCCTCCGGTCTTCGCGGGAACCAAACCGGCGACGGAATTCCTCCGTCACCGGCTCTTTGTCACCTGCTGA